CATATCCAACCCAATATCACAACTTAAATACCAATTCAAAAAATTCATTCACATATCTCAATTTAGCCAAATTACAGCAATAAAAAATTTCACCTATAAGAGTCAATTGAATAACTACAAATATACCATTTAAGCCATTAattcacaaaataataaacaatacaaaaatcaatattaaaattagctTCCTTTATCTTGATTAAACTATCATTTTTCTCCGAAACTACTCCTTAGATATCTTTTTCTCATATGAGGACCTACTAAACAATTAAGACCTAACAAACAATTAAGAcccaattaaaaatttaaacatttgagTCACATGTACTGCATTGTAGTGATGCAACTTAATGAGCAAGCACCTCAGCTAAAACTCTATTTTTCAAACTCATCAGATGGATGTGTAGACTTTTTTTACTATTAACACTCTTATGGACTTTGATATTTAAGAAAGTTACATACACTAATGTATATCTATAATTCTCATCATTTTTGACAATTATTTCATATAACATTCAAATTTCATAAATCTCAATAAAATATGTTACACAATACAATGTGTTTaactaaaatcatatatcaatcatatacatgtttaatttgtttttataaaaacatcCACACTCTGAGTTTAAgaaattaggaaaataaaaaatattataggttGAACAAAAATAAGCTTACTAGAGTAAAAATTGGATAGAAACTCAATTAAGTTATTGTCAACTCTATTTTTGGACGAAAAAACATTtgcttaaatgaaaataaagccAAAAACAAGTTATTGTCAACTCTATTTTTGCTTAAGCGAAAATAAGACAAAGaataatatttgagtttttttttttttttcacttgatAAAAAATCCTTTAGTTGagtaaagatataaaaaaatcaacattaacAACACAATTAAAACGTATTTCAAGATTAATTtcgtaaatattttaataatacaacttttaaacaattcaaataattagtCCAAACCATTTGATCAAACATATTTCTTTACTCATTACAAATCTATCTTGATCCATTTATTCAAAGCATTTTATGCTCTTGTCAAATTATAATCTatctttagaaaaattatataaatttattttacttattaacACTACTTTTACAACTCCACCCAAAAAATTTCTATAATTAACATGTATATTTCATTCCCTATATCCGTAAGAATATCCAATTTAAAActgcaaaagatttaaaaatttagtcaaaaagtaaaaatgttctTTAACTCCTCAAACACGACGAGGGAGGAAGTCAGAGAGCATTTTGGTGATAAAAACTGTATACTcataattattaagattaaaatgCTCATTTgacaaaatttcattaaattaaaattattgatttataaGAAGTGGCCCATTTTGTAAAATCACGTAAGtgtaaaaaaagaacaaaaatgtaattatttattgatcATGCTTTTATTTCAACGTTAGTAGTGTTATGACTTTCCAGTAATTGAATTCTTAACATAGATAGGGTACATATATATTCTATAGTAAATAATATCTACATATGTTGATTTTcgaacattattttaaaaagttttattgtGGAAGAGAAGCAGTGAAAAATCTTTGTTTTTCTCAGTCTGTATTTCAGTGCAGAGATTCTGTGGAGGTTGGTGGACAGAGGAAGTACATGGTTAAGGccaaaaacaaacaatatcACTCTATTTCTCCTGTGGGGACACCCTCTCTCATTCTTTTCTCAACTATGCATAAACAACCTAATATCatcttattctttcttttacctCATAAAGAAAATCAACATTTCTATCCTGGATAATTGtgccttttttttatcattgtttaGATCCAAAATATATATGGAGATAATATTTaggattaatattcatattcaaagatattattatttattttggagcTTGATActcttatcataattttatttaaaaaaaaattgtaaacgatgtgttattaaaaaagaaCATACTTGTATATGTTAAATACTCAGGACACAAAACATGCTTAAATGATCTATAAcgtttaaaacattaaatatttgtacgattttatttaaaagttctatattagaaagACGTTATAGGATAGGAAGATATTCTTGAAATGTTTccttaatgttttttattctgaacacGTCATACacattatttttgctaaaaacaTTGTTGCTCTACCAAGAAGCAACCTATAACACCTTACTTCGTACATTAATGGCTACCTACTCTCAATGAAGTCAATTCTCTTTGAGTAACGAATCTTTCTCGAAGAAGGCTATATAAAGAAGTCTAGATGAAGAGAAGACAACAAGAATAACTCTTTGAATCTTACGTTGTTACTCTCTCTCTAAGCTTTCATCGTTTAACGCTttctttataaaagaaaaaagttttacaAGTCTTCATATTTCTTTGTACTGAAATTATCCTCTTTTTGAGAGCTTTGAAtctatacttgtttatcaaaaTCACCTTTGTTGTGTTAGTATATTCAAAAGTGAATAAAAATACTTGGTTGTTTACTTCTTTAAGCTAAACGGTCTAGTAAGGAAGACTAGTGTTGAACTACTAGTGGGTAAACTCATCTATCCAGGTTGGATAGTTTGTAAACCAAAAGTGGTAAAACTCGTTGTAATCATTTAAAGATTAGTGGAACCTCTTAAGTATTTTTAAGGGAGAACTAGACATATAGTTGTGTtaagtgaaccagtataaaaatatgcTTGCCTTATCAGTTTTCTTTCCTAAAACATTGTTTGAAAACTTaagtgtttaatatttattgtagaTCGATTTATCCCTACAAAAAAGCTTAAACACTTATTTgcaaaaaggttttaaaaccTCTATTCAAACCCTCCCCTCCCCCCACCCCTTCTAGAGTTTTTCTTGTGTCTCAGTTGTTATTGCACTTGTAAATGAGGGAAGTGTGTGGTGGATTCACGGTTTTGAGCTCACAATGTAGGTTGAACAACGGTGGTGTGCTTGCGCATAGAGGTCAATGGTGGTTGACAACATGGTTCAATGGTAGTGTCGCGTTGGTCTGGTGTGGCTAGAGTTTTTGGTTtaaggttgaagatgatgacatggtaGTAGCTTATTGATTTGATTCCACGTCATTAATGTCGTTAAGCCAATTTAATGATAAGCGTCACATTGagtcaatttttcaaaattagagacctaattaaaacaaaaaattgaggGACCAATCTACGATTTCCAACAAAAAACAGGGACCTTTGAAATTatcaaaccattttttttatatctccACTTTTGACAAAGGCATtgggaataataaaaaataattatgaatatattaATACTTTAAACTTATGGTTTAACACttacaaatattagaatatttatgtgttaaatatgtttatagtcTCTAAATTTGAACGCGAAATTGGAATTTATATATAtctcaaattttgatatatgttgttcccaaactaaaaatgaattaatataatcAAACGGTGCAAACAGCTTAAACATCAATCTAAAACATTATTTGACACGTCAAAAAAATTTAGCGTAATTTGATAATTACAAGATATATAGTTATTATACCGAGAGTTAAGATtcatcaaaaacataaaaaatgtgtTGGTAACAATTTTTCTGATGGATTTTTAATGGACTGAAATATGTCAATAATAGTGCAATTGGTAATATTTACCgacaatattttatatgtcaGTAATTATCGAAGGAAAAATCTATTAGTAATTACAGGAAAAATTCAacgtaattataaaaaaaaattattgataagtTCCACCGGTAAATGTCTTGATCTAGTTCATCTTCATCACACCATGATTCGTCTTCATCACACCAAGACTCGTCTTCATTACACCATGATCTTCTAATGTTCATCCATCACCTCCAATGACTACAGAGAATCACAACTGACAGATAATCACAATAGAAaggaatatttttattcaaaaattaaagcCAACTGTGAAGCAACAATCGTGTGTATTGGCCACCAGTAGCGTTGGAGGCAACTTCAATCCAAGGTAGTGACTTAGCTAGTAATGTAGGAACgagaagaagaggagagaaaTGCGATGTTGGTGGCGCTTCAAAACGACAGCAGCTTGGATGGCTAAAAGACGTGGTTGGTGAGTGAACACGTGTGAAAGAGTGAAATTGAAGGGAGAAAAGAGCAAAAGCCACGACAACATCGTGCGAGCTCCCAAGCACAACAAACGAAAGTCACAAACGATAATGGTTAGACTAACAATGACCTGGTCTAGGACTAATGGGTTGCAAATGCAAAAGAGATAAGGATTAAGTCTACGTACTAGTTAAAGGAAATAAGATGAGATGGCCTAGGCGAAATttcttcaataatttcaaaagttcTTATAATGGATTaagttgattatatttatttatttttaaagtttaaggaTCAACATGTATCAAAGTTTGAAAcatgaacaaattttaattttatataaaagtttagaaattgaaaacttttttaactgtttatattttaatttttgaaaaataaaaatcatttcttattcttataatttagagttttattaaaatattgaacctatacatatttcaataaaatgtcTCATACAAGTCAATGTGTTTAAGTTTATAACTTGATGCATTCACATGCATTTAGGTAAAAgtgagaaggaaaagaagttaaGTAATCACAACTTGTACAATAAAAGctaaacaaaaggaaaaggacAACACATTTTACGCACatcaagaaagagaaaaagactTTTCACAATCAAGTATCATAAATACTGAGTGGTGATACGCCACTTTCtctactcattttttttttcttgaattgataTTTCATGCATTTAAgacattaaaatgaaagaaaaaaaaaatcaatgttacATGCTCAAGTTTGTATATAACTATTAATGACACATGtactcatttttaatattaaatgtcTTTGGTTTGAACTATGTTTGGGAACATTTTTTTTAGCTAGTTTCTGTTTTTGGTAGCTGCAAAATTGTGTTTAGTCTGATTAGTGGTATTGAgtaaatagatattttataatagtttttggtgtttttgttttttaagttaaaGTCTGTTCTTTAAAGTGctaatttttagattttttttttttttatgttttatgtatTACTTATCCTctaaatagttattaaattttattgtaactatttttaaagaatgtaagttgtttattaatttcatatttttcatcattttactgtgtgtatttatttattttagttcttatattatttaattttaatttataatataatttaataaatttatagtgatagatttttttattcatttatcatttttataatgtttactTAATGTTAAACTAATTTAAGATATAAATCAACATTcgaatatataatacaaaattttttatcaattgatCTAAAAAtttgtagttaaaattattcatccacaaataaaaaaaaaagagtcaagaattaaataataattttaaaaatgtcattacaaaaccataaaagaaaaatatcatatatatatatatatatatatatatatatatatatatatatatatatatatatatatactttaatttatataaatttgttatttaataaactAGCTCAACGGATtcagtttttcattttctatatatagCTTTGCAACAATTAATTTTGTAGACATAATGCATagccatattttttttagtgtattCATAAACGTAATATCTCAATAGTATATCATCATTAAAAGAAGTATAATTACAATATCAAATAggttttatataattaagaaaatattatattcatctaTAGTATAATACACTTCTTAGTAAAATAAACAAGGATTATCTTAAAAACTACATTGCAACAATGTCATCATTCGACACTTCATTAACCACTACATCATTAAGATGAttattacaaacaaaataatatgcAGACAAAACAACaccaaagaaaaagataaattaatatgCAAAAATGAGTATTCATAAAATAGATATAGAGTTATCATCACAACCAttcattcaataaaacaaacatatcAATATGAAGACTCATATAAGACTCAATTATCtagatacatgtattgatatcagACTTTTGTGAGTTATGTACTTGTGATGGTGGAACAACTCACTCAACTAAGCTACCACACTCAAGAATAGTCTGTCAACCATATTTGGTCAAGGTAAAACCTCTAGACTAGGACCTCTTGCACCTAGCCCaccattctctacttgagattgaATGATTATTAGAGTGACAAGATAACTTCCAATACTGAATTTATATATCGATACAAACACTAAAGATATCACAACTAATCCACCTTGGATTAGTACCAATCGTTCTCATATTACATTATAAACCAACCATCATTTTAACATTAATCATAAAATCACACACCTTAAACATACCATAAGAGAcataaatattaagttaaacATTGATACTTTAGCTTAGTGGTCGCTCAACAAGTAGTGCCTAAGAGCACCCTTATACATCGACGAAATAGCTCGTCCAGCAAGAATATCATTGAAACTTATAGACTTAAGTTCTCATAAAATTCGTCCAACGAGACTTGTCTCACTCAGCTACTACCAAGTTAGCGAGTTCTCTAACTTTGGTTGCTCTTAGCGATCACCAAGTTAGTAACACTTTGACTTTGACCTCATCCAATAAATATATTCTTGGCCAGCGACTTTCTAGTCAGTGAACTTTCTGACTTTGGTCTCGCCCAACAATTACCAATTCAATAGCTCTTTAACTTTGACTTCGACTAACGAGTATATGCTCACCCAACAAGTATACATAATTTTGCATAATTGTGCCATTCAAGCTCTATAAATTAGTCCAACAACAACCATATATGCCAAAACCtatcaattatcaaattatGCATAATTCAATGACTTCATTCTTCTCAATTGCATTATCAACCATACAAcataccaaatttcaaaatataattcatgTAAACCTAATTAAAtactaactcaactccacataTCATATTTCATCATATAGCTCAATTGCATAAATCAACTATCGTACAAGCATACAATTAGCAATTATAAGTTATGtataagttaaaaagaaagCAATTAGTTTTCCTTACCTGAAAAGGCAACTAAACTCCttacaaaccctaaaaacatCATTAAGCGCAATGGAAGTTCTATTTGCTCCTATAAACAATCAAAACATCAACAGAGACTCTCATAGAAAGCTCAGACACTACATGCAGACCAAGATGGTccacacacacaaaaagaaCATACAAGATAAGAAAAGGGTAGAAAGGCAACTtactttattaaagaaattagtCATACAAAAGTGCAAAGCTCACTACAAGGATCACGTTAGCGATCTTCGATCTTTAAACAAATGTACAGATAGTAAGAAAacatagagagaaaagaaagagttcTAGAAGGAAAACATTTAAAGAGATAgtgtgattttttaaaataataaaagtcatttataaaaattttgtttatactttaaaattttattattaaaataatttaatcttacTATTTTAAACACACTAttaattctaaaacataatttactatactcttataataaaaataatatatatatatatatatatatatatatatatatgaatttgtgATTCAATACTCATACTATACTAAAATCATGTTAGATTACCACTTCCATAACATTTTCtcacaattatataataaaataatgctATTGACATTAAAATACAACACTCAAAATGCTCCTTGATCCCGAAGACCCACAACACACTCTCACCCTTTCATAAATATATCATGGTTTTTGCAACATGAAGGctccaaattttctttctttatgagTAAGAAGAAATTATATTTCGTTGTTTTGGAGAGAAAGAACGAGGAAAGTGAATgaagttttgtttattttgagaaagtaaCGAGTAGACTTTTCCAAACCCTTTAGTTGCTAAGTTAAGCTTCTCctattcttttactttctaatctattcaaaataaattgttCTTCACCCAATTTATAAACTTCAATAACCCAATCATTAAACTCTCATTTTACTAACTACACTacacatttatatatacatacatatatattatgtaagaacccacaaattttcattttaaaacataaatagaattttatgaAACAAATCCTCACTCATTTTGCATAAACACTTTATCTCTCTAGAAGCAAACCCTTTTTCTgagctctgccttctctctaaaattcttcatcactgaGTTGTTTGTTCAACAATCAGAGAGTGCTTAGGTAATCTTGAAGTCGTGAGCTCCGAAATCAACCgatcaaaatttgttttcttcaacGGGTAAGTGTCTTCCCCCTTTTCCCGTGCATTTGGAAGTTGTGATCATGCAACAGAACTGTTGCATGTAGCCTTCTTGTGTTTTCCCTCAATCTTTAACCAAATTTAGGTTCTAAGAAACTATTCtctatcatcaattgatgaatTTCTAGGTATTTCTAAGTTTCTCACGGTTCAAGAGGCTAGTTGAATCATCTTGGAGCTAGGCTGccaattagaggtaagggaagcttaggTTTCTTTTCGGTTTGTGGAAATTTTTGTGTGGGTGAGTTGGGTACTGCTGCAATATCGTAAAATAATGTATGTGTAAATTGTGTCTTAAGATATGTTGCTGTTTGAACTGAAATCGATGAAATTGTGTGTTAGAACTTGTGTTGATTGATGAGTGACCTATGAAACTGCAAAACATTGATGAGGAACTGTATGAACAAATTGTATGATGTTAAATTGAATACTTGCATACTGTGAATGATGTTGGGCAGGTTGCTAGACCACAAATTAAGTTAGTTATGGTGTTTTAGGTTAAaagagaggaagtgaggtagtgatttttaGCCTTAAGGGTCCTGAACGTATTTGGGCAGTTTGGCCAGCTTGGATGAGTCAATTATAACTTGTTAAGactataaaattggttaaaatgaggTTCTAAATGGTAGAAGGGGAGTTGAGTCCTTAGGTTGAGGAAAACTAGTGTTTTGAGtgagtttagaggaagtgagaggGTGTTTTGAGTAATTGAGGTCTAGGGTGTGAGTGGGCAGTGGGGACAATTTGATTTAGTCATTTGTGACttgttaaaagttttaaaagtgGTAAAAACATTGCTTAACtggtaaaattataattgagcACCTAGATTGATGAAATGGAGGAATTTGAGTGTATATTGATGCTAAATCACTAGAGATTTGGTTTAGGAAGTGTTAGAGTTGATTAGGCAAGTTTGattcatcatatagatcaagTTAGGAGTAGTAGAAATccaccaaaaggcctaaaacgaaatGAGAGTGGGTGAGTTctgcaaaatctgcagaatccacgcctgggcgcccctgaGGGGAGTTGGGCGCCCTTTTCTActattgcttttgtttttgatagtttgtgaGATtccggatgtccgttttggacgttctttaggtcgttctgggggttttttacccttccggagccattggtgagggtctccaagctgtTTGAATAAGTGAAATAATggtaattaaagattataaagaaatttgtgttaataagtgatgtttctgtgaaagtatgtaatgtatgagtatgtatgagttgtttttatgactTAACTAAAGGAATGATTGTGCAACATGATTAAAGGTATGATGTATTGCGttgtgaattatagtttgaaagcatgtatgtaCAAAGTATGTGAATTATGTAAGTATAACAAAGTGATGGTTGGTGTAAGTGTAAcaagtatggttattggacgtaattccatgatcctcaagggaggttacatggtgctgcctgtagtttgttgtgattgactgtatgaatggccggagtgTCCTTttggggtttatcctgacattttaatgaccatccatgctcaagtagagagtgatgagtcatgtggtgagaatagcaggaggtcctagtcttgggtgcTTCCAGTATGGCCCAAGGTGAGTTATAACGGACATACACTTGTGTGTGTGGTAAGGGTGAAACCcgttggcaatggctttgcaaagcagtagaggccaccacaagtgcacaaacccctggaactcgacatttcatactagtctgaatggtcaaatcacgtggtcggtcattggtatcaacaaaatgcatttgGTCATAGTTTGTATGGTGTTATGGTCCttacatgcttgaaatacttgattgataacatgctttttatacctaACTTACCCTTGCAattgtgtgttttgtatgtgtgtgattttcctcttgcgatgatcatccaaatcCTTGGGTGTGAGCATAAGCTGATGATGAGGTGCCTTTGGAGCAAGCGTTGGAGACTGAAGAAGACCCAGCTTTGAGTTCTTAGGACTTCTACTAGTTCTTAGTTTAGATAACTCTTTATTTGGAAAGGACTTCTAACCTTATTTTATCATGACCTGTATTTTGAAAACACTCTTTAGGCCTCCTTAAATCTTTAGCTGGTCATGTATTGATATGTCATTCTCTCAACTGCTTTTACATACTATAATAGCTTAATTCGATTATACTGTATGTCCATATAATATTTAGGATGTCACATATTACAatacatatatcattaattagATTAAGACTTAgttataaattacatttaatttcacatatttactttattattcaCAATAGTTAGAATTCAAATGAGTTAAAAAGTctcatattgaataaaaaaaattaagttaaaaagtcttatataaataatttacaattcattaattataaatatttgaagtctatttttcaaaagaaaaatttaacaaatataatcGTATACATTACTCATAATTTAAtccacttttttttatatatatttttcatgataGTGGAAGACGAAGAACATTTGAGCAATGTGAAAAAgggtgaaagaagaaaattatttatataggtCAACTTTTGAAGCACACTCTTTCCTGAGTGCTGATCTAAAAGTCCAATAtcaaatgcaattttttttgttttcaattgaaTATGATTTTTTCCGTTATTGACAGCCGtccaatcaaaattttatttattattctttttttttcaaaattaaattaatttttcaagtcAAAATCTAACTGCCcttgtttgttaaaaaaacaaatctaaACAATATACCACCTTTGTCCAAATTATATGTagatttttttatctcaataattttaaattgaaaatgttggatcatcatttattttaatttgtcttcACGTAAATCAcctaaataattaattactgaataaaataaatgtgatGTGTTTAAATTGGGccaattttcaaaatctgaacAACCCTAATTGCTTGTTGAAGATATCATTTATGGGCTCGAACCTGCATGGTTTTGCTCAAAGCCTTATTCAAACTTTTGACTACAGAGAAGTTTGACTTCAAATCAAATGATTTAAGATTTCAATTTCCATTGCTTTTGATTGTTCCAAGATTTGATTATCATGACTAAGAGGAAGCAATGAAACACAGAAAACCTTTGTAAAAGCATGGaacaaaaatcaattcaccGTTCATTTTCTCAGTTGTTGCCATCTTATaaagtgttggaagtctcacgtcgactagaaataagatcaaattataatatatataaataagatgcAAATTTCACCTTACAAACGAGATGGAGTTAGACTTAAACCCACGTTCTAATCGATACTATTGATATTTACCGATAAATATTGAAGATTTCATAATATTTCAATGTACAAAATGACAATATCTCCAATTCAACACCCTGTTTAGAACTGGTCAGTCATCAAGCCTACCCCCAATTGACTTATCAACTCAAAAAAGGATAAATCATATTTCATAAAAGGAAAAGAGCACATCAATATGTTATCTTGTAAACTACAGAGGAGACAATTTTGGTCATGAAGTATTAgagtcatcatcttcatcataaTCAAGCAAATCAAAGAAGGGGTCCTTGAGCAACTCTGCTGCAGAAGGTCTAGCCCTTGGCTGAGCAAGACACCTCTCAATGAAGGCCTTCACTTCAGGATCTTGGATCTTGCTCAGGGCTTGAGGTCTCACACCTGATGACACCTTCTTGTATATCTTAGCAACATTGTCACATTCGCTGTAAGGAATCTCTAGTGTTACCATCTCTAACACACACATTCCAAATGAGTATATGTCAACCATTTCAGTGTAGTCTTCATCATACAACTCAGGTGCCATGAATTCTGGTGTCCCAAGAACTGAATGTGCAGAGTGGCTCTTCCCCACAATTGCTGCCAAACCCAAGTCACCAATCTTAACCTAAGAATATAaatccaacaaaacaaaaatcagtTTTGATATCTTGCAATAAACAGTAACAACAAAAACTATAACTATACTGGTTGAACCATATTGagatttgtttgagaaattaaCCACCTGCTAAAGTTCAATGATTATACCTTATCAAATGAAAgcaaatttcataaaatcataAGTATTAGTAATCTAATTTCCAAGGTTTTACATGCCTGTTATTGATTGTGTTGCAATTCTTGATATTATGAAAAATCATGGATAAATGTGGTCGGTGAAAATCACAATGGTTGTCACAAACACTTCAAAAACCTTGACATTGCAACCAAAATGACAGGTGCAGATAGTTTTTGTAGAACCTTGGTAATTTTTACTACTTTCTCTCCTTTggttgattgaagaaaaaacatgagattgaaaaaaaagaatgttACCTGGCCAGTGTTCCCATTGACAAAGACATTGCTGCAGTTGAGGTCTCTGTGGATGATACAAGGGTCATGAACATGCAAGTAATTCAACCCTTCCAAAATCTGCTTGGACCACTTTTTCAAGGCTCTCATGGACACATGCCTGTGTTTCTTTCTGTACTCCCTCAGATTCCCACTTGTGCAGACCTCAGTGATGAAGTTCAAAGTGTTGTGCTTCT
Above is a genomic segment from Vigna radiata var. radiata cultivar VC1973A chromosome 10, Vradiata_ver6, whole genome shotgun sequence containing:
- the LOC106775569 gene encoding probable serine/threonine-protein kinase WNK11, translating into MMPSVKPDVSERDSEPFVEIDPTRRYGRYNELLGCGAVKKVYRAFDQEEGIEVAWNQVKLRNFSDDPAMVERLYSEVRLLRSLTNKNIISLYSVWRDEKHNTLNFITEVCTSGNLREYRKKHRHVSMRALKKWSKQILEGLNYLHVHDPCIIHRDLNCSNVFVNGNTGQVKIGDLGLAAIVGKSHSAHSVLGTPEFMAPELYDEDYTEMVDIYSFGMCVLEMVTLEIPYSECDNVAKIYKKVSSGVRPQALSKIQDPEVKAFIERCLAQPRARPSAAELLKDPFFDLLDYDEDDDSNTS